From one Mycobacterium colombiense CECT 3035 genomic stretch:
- a CDS encoding N-acyl-D-amino-acid deacylase family protein translates to MEETMAYDVIIRDGLWFDGTGSAPLTRTLGIRDGVVATVSAEPLDETGCPEVIDAAGKWVVPGFLDVHTHYDAEVLLDPGLRESVRHGVTTVLLGNCSLSTVYADSQDAADLFSRVEAVPREYVFGALDANRTWSTAEEYIKAIDALPLGPNIGSLLGHSDLRTAVLGLDRATDATVRPTEGELQKMAGLLDEALDAGMLGMSGMDAPIDKLDGERFRSRALPSTFATWRERRRLIKVLRKRRRILQSAPNVAKPSTGMLFFLASSRILNWGKGVRMSMLVSADAKSMPLSVYVFGPGTRLLNRLLGSQVKFQHLPVPFELYSDGIDLPVFEEFGAGTAGLHLRDQLERNELLADKDYRRRFRREFDRVKLGPSLWHRDFHDAVIVECPDKSLIGKSFGAIADERKLHPLDAFLDVLVENGERNVRWTTVVANHRPKLLDALATENSVHMGFSDAGAHLRNMAFYNFALRMLKRTRDAYRAGVPFMSIEHAVHRLTGELAEWFGIDAGTLRQGDRADFVVIDPAGLDGSVDGYHEEAVPFYGGLRRMVNRNDDAVVATGVGGVVVFGGSHAKGEFRDGYGQSVRSGRYLRAGERARRDSGALGVTA, encoded by the coding sequence ATGGAGGAAACCATGGCCTACGACGTGATCATTCGCGACGGATTGTGGTTCGACGGCACGGGCAGCGCCCCGCTGACGCGCACGCTCGGCATCCGCGACGGCGTCGTGGCCACGGTGTCCGCCGAGCCGCTGGACGAGACCGGGTGCCCCGAGGTGATCGACGCGGCCGGCAAGTGGGTGGTGCCGGGGTTCCTCGACGTGCACACCCACTACGACGCCGAGGTGCTGCTGGATCCCGGACTGCGCGAGTCGGTGCGCCACGGCGTCACCACGGTGCTGCTGGGCAACTGTTCGTTGTCGACGGTGTACGCCGATTCCCAGGACGCCGCCGACCTGTTCAGCCGGGTGGAGGCGGTGCCGCGCGAATACGTCTTCGGCGCCTTGGATGCCAACCGGACCTGGTCGACGGCCGAGGAGTACATCAAGGCGATCGACGCCCTGCCGCTGGGGCCCAATATCGGTTCGCTGCTTGGCCATTCGGATCTGCGGACCGCGGTGCTCGGGTTGGATCGGGCCACCGACGCGACCGTGCGGCCCACCGAGGGCGAGCTGCAGAAGATGGCCGGCCTGCTCGACGAGGCCCTCGACGCCGGCATGCTCGGCATGTCCGGGATGGACGCCCCGATCGACAAACTCGACGGTGAGCGGTTCCGGTCGCGCGCCCTGCCGTCCACCTTCGCGACGTGGCGGGAGCGGCGCAGGCTGATCAAGGTGCTGCGCAAGCGGCGCCGCATTCTGCAGAGCGCCCCCAACGTGGCTAAGCCGTCGACGGGGATGCTGTTCTTCCTGGCCAGCAGCCGGATACTCAACTGGGGCAAGGGCGTTCGGATGAGTATGCTGGTTTCCGCCGACGCCAAATCGATGCCCCTGTCGGTCTATGTGTTCGGCCCGGGCACGCGCCTGCTCAACAGGCTGCTGGGTTCCCAGGTGAAATTCCAGCACCTGCCGGTGCCCTTCGAGTTGTACTCCGACGGAATCGACCTGCCGGTCTTCGAGGAGTTCGGCGCCGGGACGGCGGGCCTGCACCTGCGGGACCAGTTGGAGCGCAACGAGTTACTGGCGGACAAGGACTACCGCCGGCGCTTCCGGCGCGAGTTCGACCGCGTCAAGCTCGGGCCGTCGCTGTGGCACCGTGACTTCCACGACGCGGTCATCGTCGAATGCCCGGATAAGTCGTTGATCGGCAAGAGCTTCGGCGCGATCGCCGACGAGCGCAAGCTGCACCCGCTCGACGCGTTCCTGGACGTGCTCGTCGAGAACGGTGAACGCAATGTCCGGTGGACGACCGTCGTCGCCAACCACCGCCCGAAGCTGCTGGACGCGCTCGCCACCGAAAACAGCGTGCACATGGGCTTCTCGGATGCCGGTGCGCACCTGCGCAACATGGCGTTCTACAACTTCGCGCTGCGGATGCTCAAGCGCACCCGGGACGCCTACCGCGCGGGCGTGCCCTTCATGTCGATCGAACACGCCGTGCACCGCCTCACCGGGGAACTGGCCGAGTGGTTCGGCATCGACGCCGGCACGCTACGGCAGGGCGACCGCGCCGACTTCGTGGTGATCGACCCGGCCGGGCTCGACGGCTCCGTCGACGGCTACCACGAGGAGGCGGTGCCGTTCTACGGCGGCCTGCGGCGCATGGTCAACCGCAACGACGACGCCGTGGTCGCCACCGGCGTGGGTGGCGTGGTCGTCTTCGGCGGAAGCCATGCCAAAGGCGAATTCCGGGACGGCTACGGGCAATCCGTGCGGTCGGGCCGCTACCTGCGGGCGGGGGAGCGCGCCCGCCGGGACAGCGGCGCGCTGGGCGTCACCGCCTGA
- a CDS encoding TetR/AcrR family transcriptional regulator, which translates to MARTQQQRREETVGRLIDACIATIIEVGYARASAAVITKRAGVSVGALFRHFDTMGDFMAATASEVLRRQLDSFTKGVAEIPADRPALEAALGILRDITSGPANAVIYELLVAARTDEKLRETLQHELGQYAAKIHDAARALPGAERFPEDTFPVFVALMTNVFDGAAVVEGVLPQPEIAAQRIPVLMALLTAALPEN; encoded by the coding sequence ATGGCCAGAACCCAGCAGCAGCGCCGCGAGGAAACCGTCGGACGGCTCATCGACGCCTGCATCGCCACCATCATCGAGGTCGGCTACGCCCGCGCGTCCGCCGCGGTGATCACCAAGCGGGCCGGGGTGTCGGTGGGCGCGCTGTTCCGCCACTTCGACACCATGGGCGATTTCATGGCGGCCACGGCGTCCGAGGTGTTGCGCCGCCAGCTGGACTCGTTCACCAAGGGCGTCGCCGAGATACCCGCCGACCGGCCGGCGCTGGAAGCCGCGCTGGGCATCCTGCGCGACATCACCAGCGGCCCGGCCAATGCCGTCATCTATGAACTGCTGGTCGCCGCCCGCACCGACGAAAAGCTCAGGGAGACTTTGCAACACGAGCTGGGGCAGTACGCCGCGAAAATCCACGACGCGGCCCGCGCGCTCCCGGGCGCCGAGCGGTTCCCCGAGGACACCTTCCCGGTGTTCGTCGCGCTGATGACCAACGTGTTCGACGGCGCCGCCGTGGTGGAAGGCGTTCTGCCGCAACCGGAGATCGCGGCCCAGCGGATCCCGGTGCTGATGGCGCTGCTGACCGCGGCGCTGCCCGAAAACTGA